From Arachis stenosperma cultivar V10309 chromosome 2, arast.V10309.gnm1.PFL2, whole genome shotgun sequence, one genomic window encodes:
- the LOC130961683 gene encoding ubiquitin-related modifier 1 homolog 2, producing MQLTLEFGGGLELLCDSKKIHNVNVENQNGEDKLTMKDLLSWVRTNLIKERPEMFMKGDTVRPGVLVLVNDCDWELSGQLNTSLEEKDVVVFISTLHGG from the exons AGGGGGATTGGAGCTTCTTTGTGACTCTAAGAAGATTCACAATGTCAATGTTGAAAACCAAAATGGAGAGGACAAG CTAACTATGAAAGATTTGCTGTCTTGGGTGCGGACGAACTTGATTAAGGAGAGGCCTGAAATGTTCATGAAAGGAGATACCGT GCGACCTGGAGTTCTTGTCCTTGTGAACGATTGTGATTGGGAGCTATCTGGTCAGCTGAATACATCACTAGAAGAGAAAGATGTGGTAGTTTTCATATCAACTTTGCATGGTGGCTAG